A region from the Triticum urartu cultivar G1812 chromosome 1, Tu2.1, whole genome shotgun sequence genome encodes:
- the LOC125532631 gene encoding zinc finger protein ZAT12-like, with protein MMKRFEFEREMARVLLHVSREQPIPKPAAGRGDNTPERAFVCKTCDRVFPSFQALGGHRASHKKPRLDGDGDLKPKMHGCSVCGLEFAVGQALGGHMRRHRAMLAGGRGVATSPPATTINKPVVGSKRVLWLDLNHPPCDDGGSIEADHSECGHDTATAGYTFHQFLDTGIS; from the coding sequence ATGATGAAGAGATTTGAGTTTGAGCGGGAGATGGCGCGTGTGCTACTGCACGTGTCACGGGAGCAACCGATTCCCAAGCCGGCGGCCGGCCGCGGTGACAACACGCCCGAACGGGCGTTCGTGTGCAAGACGTGCGACCGCGTGTTCCCGTCGTTCCAGGCGCTGGGCGGCCACCGCGCCAGCCACAAGAAGCCTCGGCTGGACGGCGACGGCGACCTCAAGCCCAAGATGCATGGCTGCTCCGTCTGCGGCCTCGAGTTCGCCGTCGGCCAGGCGCTTGGTGGCCACATGAGGCGTCACCGTGCCATGCTTGCAGGAGGCCGTGGCGTCGCGACGTCACCGCCAGCAACAACTATCAACAAGCCCGTCGTCGGTAGCAAGCGCGTGCTCTGGCTCGACCTGAACCACCCTCCATGCGATGATGGCGGGAGCATCGAGGCTGATCACAGCGAGTGCGGCCATGACACCGCCACCGCCGGGTACACGTTCCACCAGTTCCTGGATACCGGCATTTCTTAG